From a single Eremothecium sinecaudum strain ATCC 58844 chromosome III, complete sequence genomic region:
- a CDS encoding uncharacterized protein (Syntenic homolog of Ashbya gossypii ACL048W; Syntenic homolog of Saccharomyces cerevisiae YIL067C): MLKTVIEKKRDQHSSAIELSYLTPQSGSSVINLGGESSGISTTSTFARTSSPIKPISWWKKALYSLWNGPVKASDEPPKFHRRWEVFEALDDIPSRFQARFSNFNIRFVILIVYCCIWFVVCLCLLYPSLIALPYFKNDTARHKVISLSCNSQWNWKGKNNACGLNAEQCGPFENQEVIIKCPALCDRSSWVFSSIEVGNQSVKYKSYAIGGGRIENPTGEDLTYPYRGDSFPCAAAIHAGLISSSHGGCVRLKMTGPQNSFPSAKGSHRTESVEFDSFFPSSFVFKEMDGNVYGCKDPRLGYTLANISFSILVFYLYESVIGFWVVVIAGYWTLILALDPPITIDPYDRSTIYNLWSMGFGRLLPLCFVLYCLWKASVHTLASAFPVIKLILWLPLFWVGVLNNVTFDRLPLDRLTPKDLKQLAGAFAVVVILCIVLISCAVIQAYNLWKAGKLRKYLKIYLLIAVGMIILSVLPGLHLRLHHYLLGIILLPGCATKSGSAYMFQGLLIGLIISGVGRWGFASIVESEKELSRGEAGLLTAPPILEYSGAPYAVSWQPVETTDGMTDEANTLDGYSLLINDVEYYVGTNTTVDVSALLLENEHFARVFDRATEANPQNLSLYLRVSRASIKDAEIRGDYSKAGYLKWPEGIWTQPEPGVT, from the coding sequence ATGCTGAAAACGGTTATCGAGAAGAAGAGGGACCAGCATTCATCTGCTATAGAGTTAAGTTATCTAACTCCTCAAAGTGGCTCATCAGTTATTAATCTGGGGGGCGAATCGTCAGGAATATCAACGACATCAACTTTTGCTAGGACAAGTTCACCTATAAAACCAATTAGTTGGTGGAAAAAAGCATTATATTCATTGTGGAATGGTCCTGTAAAAGCCTCTGATGAACCACCAAAATTTCATAGAAGATGGGAGGTGTTTGAAGCTCTGGATGACATTCCGTCACGGTTTCAAGCCCGCTTTTCAAACTTTAATATTAGGTTTGTGATACTAATAGTTTATTGCTGCATTTGGTTTGTTGTATGCCTTTGTTTGTTATACCCATCGCTTATTGCACTACCTTACTTCAAAAATGATACAGCAAGGCACAAAGTTATTTCACTTTCTTGTAATAGTCAGTGGAATTGGAAAGGAAAGAACAATGCATGTGGTCTCAATGCCGAGCAATGTGGGCCATTTGAAAACCAAGAGGTTATCATTAAGTGCCCTGCATTGTGTGATCGGTCTAGTTGGGTTTTCTCCTCGATCGAAGTTGGCAACCAGTCGGTTAAGTACAAGAGTTATGCAATTGGAGGAGGACGTATTGAAAATCCTACAGGAGAGGACTTAACTTACCCGTACCGGGGAGACTCCTTCCCTTGTGCTGCGGCAATACATGCAGGCTTGATTTCGTCATCGCATGGAGGTTGCGTCAGACTTAAAATGACTGGGCCTCAGAACTCTTTCCCGTCTGCGAAGGGAAGCCATAGAACTGAATCTGTTGAATTTGATTCCTTTTTCCCCTCCTCATTTGTGTTCAAGGAGATGGATGGTAATGTATACGGCTGCAAAGATCCTAGGTTGGGATATACGCTGGCGAACATTTCTTTCAGCATTTTGGTTTTCTACCTTTATGAAAGTGTCATCGGCTTTTGGGTTGTTGTCATAGCAGGCTATTGGACTTTAATCTTAGCATTGGACCCTCCAATTACAATTGATCCTTATGACAGAAGCACTATCTATAATTTATGGAGTATGGGCTTTGGGCGGTTATTACCGCTCTGCTTTGTGCTTTACTGTCTTTGGAAAGCGTCAGTGCACACTTTAGCATCCGCCTTCCCGGTGATCAAGTTGATACTTTGGCTTCCACTATTCTGGGTTGGCGTCTTAAACAATGTTACGTTTGATAGATTACCGCTCGACCGTCTTACTCCCAAGGACTTGAAACAGTTGGCGGGCGCCTTTGCCGTTGTGGTAATTTTGTGCATTGTACTTATATCCTGTGCAGTAATACAAGCATATAACCTATGGAAAGCAGGAAAGCTGAGAAAGTACTTGAAAATATACCTGCTTATTGCGGTTGGAATGATCATCCTATCCGTATTACCGGGTTTGCATTTAAGATTACATCATTATCTTTTGGGTATAATCCTATTACCAGGCTGTGCAACCAAATCTGGGTCTGCTTATATGTTCCAAGGCCTCTTAATAGGCCTAATCATCTCTGGTGTTGGCAGATGGGGGTTTGCAAGTATAGTAGAGTCCGAAAAGGAGTTATCGAGGGGAGAGGCGGGTTTATTAACCGCCCCACCAATTTTAGAGTATTCCGGCGCCCCATATGCTGTATCATGGCAACCAGTTGAAACCACAGATGGAATGACAGATGAAGCCAACACATTAGACGGATACTCCTTGTTAATAAATGATGTGGAATATTACGTTGGAACCAATACAACTGTGGATGTATCTGCGTTACTGCTCGAGAATGAACATTTCGCACGTGTATTTGATAGAGCCACTGAAGCTAACCCACAGAATTTATCCTTATATTTAAGAGTTTCCAGAGCATCTATAAAAGATGCCGAAATACGTGGAGATTATTCAAAGGCTGGTTACCTCAAGTGGCCCGAAGGAATCTGGACACAACCTGAACCTGGTGTAACCTGA
- the RNR3 gene encoding ribonucleotide-diphosphate reductase subunit RNR3 (Syntenic homolog of Ashbya gossypii ADL057W; Syntenic homolog of Saccharomyces cerevisiae YER070W (RNR1) and YIL066C (RNR3)) has product MYVYKRDGHKEPVKFDKITARISRLCYGLDPNHVDAVKITQRIISGVYEGVTTVELDNLAAETCAYMTTVHPDYATLAARIAISNLHKQTTKQFSQVIKDLYSYTNPKNGVHSPMISEDVYQTVMDHKDELNSAIVYDRDFQYNYFGFKTLERSYLLRINGQVAERPQHMVMRVAVGIHGRDIPKVIETYNLMSMRYFTHASPTLFNAGTPRPQMSSCFLVAMKDDSIEGIYDTLKECAMISKTAGGIGLHIHNIRSTGSYIAGTNGNSNGIIPMIRVFNNTARYVDQGGNKRPGAFALYLEPWHSDIFDFVDIRKNHGKEEIRARDLFPALWVPDLFMKRVQSNGDWTLFSPSEAPGLCDVYGDEFEELYERYVREGRGRKTIKAQKLWYAILEAQTETGTPFILYKDACNRKSNQKNLGMIKSSNLCCEIVEYSSPEETAVCNLASIALPAFIKKSLDGTKQWYDFEKLHSIAKVVARNLNRIIDRNYYPVETARRSNMRHRPIALGVQGLADAFMILRIPFDSQAAKELNIQIFETLYHAACEASVELAMEEGPYETFAGSPAAQGILQFDMWDRKPTDLWDWTNLKANIMKYGMRNSLLVAPMPTASTSQILGYNECFEPYTSNMYSRRVLSGEFQIVNPYLLRDLVDLGVWNEAMKSHIISNNGSIQNLPNIPQDIKDLYKTVWELSQKTIIEMAADRGAFIDQSQSLNIHIRAPTMGKLTSMHFYGWKQGLKTGMYYLRTQAASAAIQFTIDKLVADQAANNVTTGDLQRPVYIAGRFKLNEDEASSEEEFKDSESNTAVSEISSLTNSISSMHFEGSTAPITSTAGSEVATNQESTTTTTSTTTEVKPDDDSEFDIFNSKVIACAIDNPSSCEMCSG; this is encoded by the coding sequence ATGTACGTTTATAAGAGAGATGGCCATAAAGAACCAGTGAAATTCGATAAAATAACAGCTCGCATTTCACGTTTATGCTACGGTTTAGATCCAAATCACGTTGATGCCGTTAAAATAACTCAACGTATAATTTCAGGTGTGTATGAAGGTGTTACAACTGTAGAACTAGATAACTTGGCAGCTGAAACATGTGCTTATATGACAACAGTTCACCCAGACTATGCAACTTTAGCTGCTAGAATTGCAATTTCAAACTTGCATAAGCAAACTACAAAGCAATTTTCACAGGTTATTAAGGATCTATATTCGTACACCAACCCAAAGAATGGGGTTCACTCTCCTATGATCTCTGAAGATGTATATCAGACTGTTATGGATCATAAGGATGAGTTGAATTCAGCAATTGTGTATGATAGAGATTTCCAGTACAACTACTTTGGATTTAAGACTTTGGAGCGTTCTTACTTGCTGCGAATCAATGGCCAAGTAGCCGAGCGTCCACAGCATATGGTTATGCGAGTTGCAGTAGGCATTCATGGTCGCGATATTCCTAAGGTTATCGAGACCTATAATTTGATGTCTATGAGATATTTCACTCACGCATCTCCTACGCTATTCAACGCGGGCACGCCTCGCCCACAAATGTCGTCCTGTTTCTTGGTTGCAATGAAAGATGACTCTATAGAGGGTATTTATGACACCTTGAAGGAGTGTGCGATGATTTCCAAGACTGCTGGTGGTATTGGTTTACACATTCACAACATTCGTTCCACTGGTTCCTACATTGCTGGTACTAATGGTAACTCCAACGGTATTATCCCTATGATTCGTGTGTTCAACAACACTGCTCGTTACGTCGATCAGGGCGGAAACAAGCGCCCAGGTGCCTTTGCGCTGTATTTGGAACCATGGCACTCAGATATCTTCGACTTCGTTGACATTCGGAAGAACCATGGAAAGGAAGAAATTCGTGCCCGTGATTTGTTTCCTGCTCTATGGGTTCCTGACCTATTCATGAAGAGGGTCCAATCTAATGGCGACTGGACCCTATTCTCCCCTAGCGAAGCCCCAGGCTTGTGTGATGTCTATGGGGACGAATTCGAAGAGTTGTACGAACGCTATGTCAGAGAAGGTCGTGGAAGAAAGACTATCAAGGCTCAAAAGTTGTGGTACGCAATCCTAGAAGCTCAGACTGAAACTGGTACTCCATTCATTTTATACAAGGATGCTTGTAACAGAAAGTCTAACCAAAAGAACCTTGGTATGATCAAATCTTCTAACTTGTGTTGCGAGATTGTCGAATATTCTTCTCCAGAGGAAACCGCAGTCTGCAACCTTGCTTCAATTGCTTTACCAGCATTTATTAAGAAGTCACTTGACGGCACCAAGCAATGGTACGATTTCGAAAAGTTGCATTCTATTGCAAAGGTAGTTGCACGTAACTTAAACAGAATTATTGACCGTAACTATTATCCAGTCGAGACTGCAAGAAGATCTAACATGAGACATAGACCAATTGCTTTGGGTGTTCAAGGTCTAGCAGATGCATTTATGATCCTGCGTATTCCTTTTGACTCCCAAGCTGCTAAGGAGTTGAACATTCAGATCTTTGAAACCCTATACCACGCTGCTTGTGAGGCATCTGTTGAATTGGCGATGGAGGAGGGTCCATATGAAACATTTGCAGGTTCTCCAGCTGCCCAGGGTATCTTACAGTTTGACATGTGGGACAGGAAACCAACCGATCTATGGGACTGGACCAATCTGAAAGCAAATATTATGAAGTACGGTATGAGAAACTCTCTTTTGGTGGCTCCAATGCCAACGGCCTCAACCTCTCAGATTCTGGGTTACAATGAGTGTTTCGAACCATACACCTCTAACATGTACTCACGTCGTGTCTTGTCAGGCGAGTTCCAGATTGTAAATCCATACTTGTTGCGCGATCTTGTCGATCTTGGAGTGTGGAATGAAGCGATGAAATCGCATATTATTTCCAACAATGGTTCCATTCAAAACTTACCTAATATTCCACAAGACATTAAGGATCTATACAAGACTGTTTGGGAACTTTCCCAAAAGACGATCATCGAGATGGCCGCTGATCGTGGAGCCTTCATCGACCAGTCACAGTCCTTGAATATCCATATCCGCGCCCCAACAATGGGTAAGTTGACATCAATGCATTTCTACGGCTGGAAACAAGGCTTAAAGACCGGTATGTACTATCTCAGGACTCAAGCCGCTTCCGCAGCTATCCAGTTTACTATTGATAAGCTAGTAGCTGACCAAGCTGCTAACAACGTGACAACCGGAGACCTACAGCGTCCAGTCTACATAGCGGGAAGGTTTAAGCTAAATGAGGATGAAGCTTCATCGGAGGAAGAGTTTAAAGACTCGGAGTCTAATACTGCCGTTTCCGAAATATCCTCGCTCACCAACAGTATCTCATCTATGCATTTTGAAGGTTCTACAGCCCCAATTACATCAACCGCCGGATCTGAGGTTGCCACAAATCAAGAAAGCACCACTACTACCACTTCTACTACTACAGAAGTTAAACCAGATGACGACAGTGAATTTGATATATTCAACTCCAAAGTAATTGCTTGTGCTATTGATAACCCCAGTAGTTGCGAAATGTGCTCTGGATGA
- the FIS1 gene encoding Fis1p (Syntenic homolog of Ashbya gossypii ADL058W; Syntenic homolog of Saccharomyces cerevisiae YIL065C (FIS1)) yields the protein MVKINYLPTIEDAYGSLSAEQLEILRQQVLSEGGDIASLQSRFNYAWGLVKSQDSEDQRLGVKILTDIYKESPMRRRESLYYLTIGCYKLGEYSMAKRYADALYSHEPENSQARAVKAMVEKKIQSESFKGIAMISAGIAAAAAVAGLMMRNRKR from the coding sequence ATGGTCAAAATCAACTACCTACCAACCATAGAGGATGCATATGGTTCTCTTTCTGCCGAACAACTCGAAATATTGCGCCAACAGGTCCTTTCGGAAGGCGGAGATATTGCCTCACTCCAATCCCGTTTCAACTATGCATGGGGTCTAGTGAAATCCCAAGATTCAGAAGACCAGCGCCTGGGTGTCAAAATACTCACCGATATCTACAAAGAATCACCCATGAGGAGGAGGGAATCTCTGTACTATCTCACAATTGGCTGCTACAAATTAGGGGAGTACTCTATGGCAAAAAGATATGCAGACGCCCTGTACTCACACGAGCCAGAGAACTCTCAAGCACGTGCCGTGAAAGCCATGGTGGAGAAGAAGATCCAAAGTGAGAGTTTTAAGGGCATTGCCATGATTTCCGCCGGGATCGCTGCCGCCGCAGCGGTCGCTGGCCTTATGATGAGGAACAGAAAGCGCTAA